A genomic region of Aspergillus oryzae RIB40 DNA, chromosome 1 contains the following coding sequences:
- a CDS encoding DUF2293 domain-containing protein (predicted protein), protein MHTHNLSQHVHRIGYHFPSAIVATVCMDLGLYLTPTGKAMPFQSIGYTQNRKRTNSECSQTTINTEARDVLKDLFPNIPDNDLNQIIKTAFQKGQRKVGTAVELPLARRAQLAVVAHIRHVYTDYDRLLKTTSFHEARSIVEEPTLAKLVEWRGDDENGKTVLEDVFREVIVISDDEDSDTEGDMPQTMDRDYSVEIFSSHPRAEDLQMKPVNYANSTYREHHLETSDEEAPPGFHFIRIAPKKSKIDRRGFSRYQAWDRAIHRYRNAANGTDQRKLYASSPNQGRHVYAAQQPWQDNYGVNRDLAPVQAVLHRQISAAPYGNAITGPHISAIDPVVERRWP, encoded by the exons ATGCACACTCACAATCTTTCTCAGCACGTGCATAGGATTGGGTATCATTTTCCGAGTGCTATTGTTGCgactgtatgtatggattTAGGTCTCTATCTCACACCAACAGGCAAGGCAATGCCATTCCAAAGCATTGGCTATACACAAAATCGCAAACGCACTAACTCAGAGTGTTCTCAAACAACCATCAACACTGAGGCTCGGGACGTGTTGAAAGATCTTTTTCCTAATATACCAGACAACGATCTCAACCAAATTATCAAGACTGCGTTTCAAAAA GGTCAACGCAAAGTGGGCACGGCAGTTGAGTTACCCCTCGCTCGCCGAGCGCAACTAGCAGTCGTGGCCCATATCCGACATGTGTATACTGATTACGATCGTCTTCTTAAAACCACGTCATTCCACGAGGCTAGAAGTATTGTTGAAGAACCTACCTTAGCCAAATTGGTGGAATGGAGGGGCGATGACGAAAACGGGAAAACAGTCCTGGAGGACGTCTTCCGTGAAGTCATTGTTAtttctgatgatgaagatagtGATACTGAAGGTGACATGCCTCAGACTATGGATCGGGACTACAGTGTGGAGATCTTTTCGAGCCATCCACGTGCAGAAGACCTTCAAATGAAGCCAGTCAACTACGCAAACTCTACCTATCGAGAACATCACCTGGAAACCTCGGATGAGGAAGCCCCGCCGGGTTTTCATTTCATTCGAATAGCTCCTAAAAAGTCCAAAATTGACCGGCGCGGCTTCAGCAGGTACCAGGCCTGGGACCGCGCCATCCATCGGTATAGGAATGCAGCCAACGGGACTGACCAACGCAAGCTTTATGCCAGTTCTCCTAATCAGGGAAGACATGTATATGCTGCACAGCAACCTTGGCAGGATAACTACGGGGTTAATAGGGATCTTGCTCCAGTCCAAGCCGTTCTTCATCGGCAGATTTCCGCCGCACCGTACGGGAACGCGATTACTGGGCCGCACATATCAGCTATCGACCCTGTAGTAGAACGCCGT
- a CDS encoding RING finger and CHY zinc finger domain-containing protein (Zn-finger protein), translating to MEQAHIDDTDAEEFEEACLGCRHYKRNVKLQCYACKKWYTCRFCHDEVEDHHLDRPKTENMLCMLCGHAQPATQFCRQCGEQSSQYYCNICKLWDNDTSKSIYHCNDCGICRIGQGLGKDFFHCKTCCVCLPISIENTHRCIERSTQCDCPICGDYMFTSPETVVFMRCGHSIHQKCLSEYSKNSYRCPICSKTITNMESTFRNLDRTIQSQPMPAEFNDTKALIYCNDCGAKSVVRYHWLGLRCDISDDDNDDEDDDDEEKIDIFGHR from the exons ATGGAGCAAGCAC atattgatgataCGGATGCTGAAGAATTCGAGGAGGCTTGTCTAGGCTGTCGACATTATAAAAGGAACGTCAAACTACAATGTTACGCCTGCAAGAAATGGTATACTTGTCGATTTTGCCACGACGAGGTAGAAGACCACCACCTCGATCGCCCAAAAACAGAAAACATGCTATGCATGCTATGCGGCCATGCTCAGCCTGCCACGCAATTTTGTAGGCAATGCGGGGAACAATCTTCGCAGTACTATTGCAACATCTGCAAGCTCTGGGACAACGACACTAGCAAAAGTATCTACCATTGCAATGACTGCGGAATCTGTCGAATCGGTCAAGGCTTAGGCAAAGACTTTTTTCACTGCAAG ACGTGCTGCGTCTGTCTGCCTATTTCGATCGAGAATACGCATCGATGCATTGAGCGCTCGACGCAGTGTGATTGTCCTATCTGTGGGGACTACATGTTTACTTCTCCCGAGACCGTCGTCTTTATGCGGTGTGGTCACAGCATACACCAAAAGTGTCTTTCCGAGTATTCAAAAAATTCATATCGCTGTCCGATATGCAGCAAGACCATAACGAATATGGAATCTACCTTTCGAAACCTGGACCGTACGATCCAAAGTCAACCTATGCCGGCTGAGTTCAATGACACAAAAGCTTTAATTTACTGTAACGATTGTGGCGCAAAGTCTGTCGTTAGGTACCACTGGCTGGGACTGAGATGTGATAT ATCAGATGatgacaatgatgacgaagacgacgacgatgaagagaagatagatatCTTTGGACACAGGTGA
- a CDS encoding IQ calmodulin-binding motif domain protein (predicted protein): MIRRNSDIEVQLPGAAGTADSVNEADIEMLSGEQAPPLSLPTRLATRFSRKPSVARRSSAASSRRSSISSLHSHHSSASSHGASPTDNIAQHLRRTSILESRKARLADRALHAEKVRLRAALSKAASRNLQREERALAAQQARERLLAEITAKCEEEVRRAKKKAEDNRERKAAEHARLRLEIAEKFAEVEKRRVIYQQSHRRYRTSSLPTSEEKKMAKVVSSSLTQDAAARTIQRIWRTYHTRRVMQEFRTLDLTANRIRHMDFEDVGALLSENTVLTLTARVLQLCGLQDMESGTMGGRGAVRTFLSSYLIVTHPAEVLSSNGEQEQDLIAKARELIQAFEQAMPLLLSGYRSTPANSTELQTVCEAYNVFFSAFHAWKTHDSSVLIEIMLAQFVELELIWQTVKNDRAGGVADDYRQGIRQNQILLLARLKRLAGSERAMQMVRDALKKAKRETKRIASRQAIPRSAEVAPSSTETHTESATSPISDTFNNVESTVLRELERQRISPHERFTKILTALPENRALVHELLINKEFKIEETQYTEPRKQLMNHMCDMMRRDVDAGLGTSWTVAMATVIQDRLLRSLRPGNSLHVLISEVLDPKLVENQCNVGAFSYASFFDFMNTILPKLCAPYRDPIVKAFTEDTSGDAIDRLARLMGIIDLLSLDHTNFMIQLAAPQLIQEAPGYEQRTFEKGLRDGSLSLKKARLFWRTHHKILADEIRKRDPENINGEPQPSTSKIYAQGLVDLVLSNAPVSDDLVPETLELDRQRLERLHAQAFKIVATASILLAAKNLLKRDVRSQWKAEADRIMSLHFGDIEPSRVQSILESTHPMPSNASAQLAATIRRVLAPAAKAEAGTASFADPVARLILTRLRAHILSRLSASSAAERIRTTTTASQCLAGAGMPEFVNEVGKLTEELEKVREVDWLCHDMVYERILGEGISTDPRP; the protein is encoded by the exons ATGATCCGTCGCAACTCAGATATCGAGGTTCAGCTCCCTGGTGCTGCAGGTACTGCGGATTCTGTAAACGAGGCAGACATAGAAATGCTGTCAGGGGAGCAAGCACCACCGCTGAGCCTACCCACCCGCCTCGCCACTCGTTTCTCTCGAAAGCCGAGTGTGGCTCGACGCTCCTCTGCTGCCTCCTCTCGTCGAAGTTCGATCTCATCGCTACACTCACACCACTCGAGTGCTTCATCTCATGGCGCGTCTCCCACCGATAATATCGCGCAACATCTCCGGCGGACTTCCATTCTTGAGAGCCGGAAAGCGAGGCTCGCAGACCGTGCTCTGCATGCGGAGAAGGTGAGGCTTCGCGCCGCCCTTAGTAAAGCCGCCTCCAGGAACTTgcaaagggaagagagagcCCTGGCTGCTCAGCAAGCGCGGGAGCGACTGCTGGCGGAGATAACCGCCAAgtgtgaagaggaagttCGTcgcgcgaagaagaaggctgaAGATAACCGGGAGAGGAAAGCGGCAGAGCATGCCAGACTTCGCTTAGAAATTGCAGAGAAGTTTGCGGAGGTCGAAAAGCGGCGTGTAATCTATCAGCAAAGTCATCGACGCTACCGCACAAGCAGCTTACCTACtagcgaagagaaaaagatggCCAAGGTGGTCAGCAGCTCACTCACGCAGGATGCAGCCGCGAGGACTATCCAGCGAATATGGAGGACCTACCATACCAGGAGGGTTATGCAAGAGTTTCGAACGCTAGATTTGACAGCCAACCGCATTCGACATATGGAttttgaggatgttggagCCCTGCTTTCGGAAAATACAGTCCTGACCTTAACGGCTCGTGTCCTTCAACTTTGCGGCCTACAAGATATGGAAAGCGGTACAATGGGCGGAAGGGGTGCCGTGCGCACATTTCTCAGCAGTTACTTAATCGTAACTCATCCCGCTGAAGTGCTGAGCAGCAACGGCGAACAGGAGCAGGATCTGATTGCAAAAGCTCGTGAGCTTATTCAAGCGTTTGAACAAGCCATGCCTCTGCTTTTGTCTGGCTACCGCTCGACGCCGGCCAATTCTACAGAGCTTCAGACAGTGTGCGAGGCTTAcaatgtcttcttttctgcctTCCATGCTTGGAAGACTCATGACTCTAGCGTCCTGATCGAAATCATGCTGGCTCAATTTGTTGAGCTGGAGCTTATCTGGCAAACGGTCAAGAATGATCGAGCTGGTGGTGTGGCAGATGATTATCGTCAGGGCATCAGGCAAAACCAGATCCTGCTTCTCGCCCGGCTGAAGCGCCTAGCTGGCTCTGAAAGAGCAATGCAGATGGTACGAgatgctttgaagaaggctaAGCGCGAGACGAAACGTATTGCCTCCAGGCAAGCCATTCCACGGTCGGCGGAGGTCGCGCCTTCATCGACAGAAACGCACACTGAGAGTGCTACGTCTCCTATTAGCGACACTTTTAACAATGTGGAGAGTACTGTTTTGCGGGAGTTGGAAAGGCAGCGAATCTCCCCGCATGAACGCTTCACAAAGATTCTAACTGCACTTCCGGAGAACCGTGCTTTGGTGCACGAACTTCTCATCAATAAGGAGTTCAAGATTGAGGAAACACAGTATACGGAGCCGCGTAAACAACTTATGAATCATATGTGCGATATGATGCGCAGAGATGTAGATGCTGGGCTAGGCACGAGCTGGACTGTGGCTATGGCCACAGTAATTCAGGATCGATTGCTACGTTCGCTCCGCCCGGGCAATTCGCTTCATGTGCTGATTAGCGAAGTGCTCGATCCAAAGTTGGTTGAAAATCAATGTAATGTTGGTGCTTTCTCTTACGCTAGCTTTTTCGACTTCATGAACACCATTCTACCGAAGCTTTGTGCTCCTTACCGGGATCCTATAGTGAAGGCTTTTACGGAAGACACTTCAGGAGATGCGATTGATCGTTTGGCGAGGTTGATGGGTATAATCGACTTGCTGTCCCTCGATCATACGAACTTTATGATCCAACTTGCTGCCCCTCAACTTATCCAAGAGGCGCCTGGGTATGAACAGAGAACCTTCGAGAAGGGCCTCCGTGACGGATCCTTGAGCTTGAAGAAAGCTAGGCTTTTCTGGCGAACACATCACAAAATACTCGCAGATGAAATCCGGAAGCGTGATCCGGAGAATATCAATGGGGAGCCTCAGCCGTCGACCTCGAAGATTTATGCACAAGGCCTTGTGGATCTTGTTTTGAGCAATGCACCCGTGTCTGACGATCTAGTTCCTGAAACCTTAGAGCTAGACCGCCAACGCCTGGAGAGACTGCACGCGCAAGCATTCAAAATCGTGGCCACTGCGTCTATTTTACTGGCAGCTAAGAATTTACTCAAGCGTGACGTGCGATCACAGTGGAAAGCTGAAGCGGATCGTATTATGTCTCTGCAttttggtgatattgaacCTAGTCGAGTACAGTCGATTCTGGAGTCAACGCACCCAATGCCTTCTAATGCCAGCGCTCAACTTGCGGCGACCATCCGGCGGGTACTGGCACCGGCCGCCAAAGC TGAGGCTGGTACGGCCAGCTTCGCAGACCCTGTTGCGCGGCTCATTCTTACGCGTTTGCGCGCCCATATTCTCTCTCGCCTTAGTGCTTCAAGTGCGGCCGAGAGGATTCGAACTACTACGACGGCCAGCCAGTGTTTGGCCGGTGCAGGAATGCCCGAGTTCGTTAACGAGGTTGGCAAGTTGactgaagagctggaaaaaGTGCGTGAAGTAGACTGGCTGTGCCATGATATGGTCTATGAGCGAATACTAGGAGAGGGCATTTCGACAGATCCTAGGCCTTGA
- the cia1 gene encoding iron-sulfur cluster assembly protein CIA1 (WD40 repeat protein), whose amino-acid sequence MTENPTASLTLLSDLTPPSLERTWLTAPHPSLPIVATCSSDKTVRVYSLTNFRLLSTISGGHKRSVRTCAWKPHVQGESVLATGSFDATVGIWRRWDSYGRAEDGTDVRGLSSETLDGNGRDTQEYEDDEEWRFAVLLDGHDSEVKSVSWSPSGMLLATCSRDKSIWIWEDLDDGDNNFETVAVMQEHEGDVKCVAWHPVEECLASASYDNTIRLWREDIDDWGQVACIKGHTGTVWYLDWEGIGNVPSTAAVCEQGTSLSAEWKDQRAMSGPRLASCSDDRTVRIWKRRPKEQRAQSQVGSTGIPSIIRPTGTDETWEEDVLLPQIHELSIYAVAWSKRTGLLASVGADGRIVVYEELFLTSPARTPDTNTPTDTSAIIPRTHTEWVAIAILEGAHGIYEVNHVAWARRADRCRKENEEVLITTADDGSIKVWTLRR is encoded by the coding sequence ATGACCGAAAACCCAACTGCCTCTCTTACACTGCTGTCCGATTTGACTCCTCCGTCGCTCGAACGCACGTGGCTGACCGCACCCCATCCCTCTCTCCCCATTGTTGCGACCTGTAGCTCCGATAAAACTGTCCGTGTATACTCGCTAACCAACTTCCGGCTTCTCTCAACCATCTCGGGCGGCCACAAACGCAGCGTGCGCACGTGTGCCTGGAAACCACATGTGCAAGGCGAAAGCGTTCTGGCGACGGGGAGTTTCGACGCAACAGTGGGGATCTGGCGACGGTGGGACAGTTACGGTCGGGCAGAGGATGGCACAGATGTCCGGGGCTTAAGCTCAGAGACACTCGATGGCAATGGGCGTGATACTCAGGaatatgaagatgatgaagaatggcGATTCGCGGTCCTTCTAGATGGACATGATAGCGAAGTCAAGTCGGTGTCATGGTCGCCATCTGGGATGTTGTTGGCGACATGCTCCCGAGACAAGTCAATCTGGATCTGGGAAGACCTGGATGATGGCGACAACAATTTCGAGACCGTGGCTGTCATGCAGGAACATGAAGGCGACGTAAAATGTGTCGCCTGGCATCCCGTGGAGGAGTGTTTGGCTAGCGCCAGCTACGACAACACCATCCGGTTGTGGCGTGAGGATATCGACGATTGGGGCCAGGTGGCGTGCATCAAGGGTCATACGGGAACTGTCTGGTATTTAGACTGGGAGGGCATTGGCAACGTGCCTTCTACTGCTGCGGTGTGTGAGCAGGGCACGTCCCTGTCTGCTGAATGGAAGGACCAGCGTGCAATGTCTGGCCCTCGTCTCGCCTCATGCTCCGATGACAGAACAGTCCGCATCTGGAAACGGAGGCCCAAAGAACAGCGGGCACAATCACAGGTTGGTAGTACGGGCATACCCAGTATCATCCGACCAACAGGCACCGATGAGACGTGGGAGGAAGACGTTCTTCTCCCACAAATACATGAGCTCTCCATCTACGCGGTTGCATGGAGCAAGCGCACTGGGTTATTAGCTTCTGTCGGTGCAGATGGGCGCATCGTAGTCTATGAGGAGCTGTTCTTGACATCACCAGCACGAACGCCAGACACCAATACTCCTACAGATACATCTGCTATTATACCTCGAACTCATACAGAATGGGTAGCTATTGCGATATTGGAGGGTGCCCATGGCATCTACGAGGTCAATCATGTTGCATGGGCGAGGCGCGCGGACCGATGCCGAAAAGAGAACGAGGAAGTGCTTATCACAACTGCTGACGATGGGAGTATCAAGGTCTGGACGCTTCGTAGATAG
- the kexA gene encoding serine-type carboxypeptidase kexA (serine carboxypeptidases (lysosomal cathepsin A)), protein MFSSISRGFAKSETGDTFSFSFKSSWLLSLLVLWGPPLTTAKSAADYYVRSLPGAPDGPLLKMHAGHIEVDPQNNGNLFFWHYQNRHIANRQRTVIWLNGGPGCSSMDGALMEVGPYRLKDNLTLEYNEGSWDEFANLLFVDQPVGTGFSYVNTDSYLHELDEMSAHFIIFLDKFFELFPEYEGDDIYLAGESYAGQHIPYIAKAILDRNKNAVSPWNLRGLLIGNGWISPADQYPSYLTFAYEEGLIKEDSRTAKSLEVLQSVCQSKLETGGKDRIHIGDCETVLQELLSKTLDSDNKCYNMYDIRLRDTVPSCGMNWPQDLKDVKPYLRRADVVKALNINPEKKSGWEECSGAVSSSFLPQKSVPAVQLLPSLLESGISVLLFSGDKDLICNHVGTEQLINNMKWGGGVGFETSPGVWAPRHDWTFEGEPAGIYQHARNLTYVLLYNSSHMAPYDLPRQTRDMLDRFMKVDIASIGGSPADSRIDGEKLPQTSVGGHPNSTAAEEQEKERMKQAEWKAYAKSGEAVLVVVIIGVSVWGFFIWRSRQRHRRYQGLYHEDVSGASVLERFHNKRSGQDVEAGDFDESELDDLHSPDMAREHYTVGEDSDEDDVNRQHQRTTINPS, encoded by the exons ATGTTTTCTTCAATCTCGCGTGGGTTCGCCAAAAGCGAAACGGGCGATaccttctccttttccttcaagTCATCATGGCTTCTGTCATTGCTCGTCTTGTGGGGTCCACCATTGACCACGGCCAAGTCAGCTGCGGATTACTATGTTCGCTCGTTGCCAGGCGCCCCCGATGGACCCTTGCTGAAGATGCATGCTGG GCATATCGAGGTGGATCCGCAGAACAACGgtaatcttttcttttggcatTACCAGAATCGCCATATCGCCAACCGTCAGCGAACTGTAATCTGGCTAAACGGTGGCCCGGGATGTAGCTCAATGGATGGTGCATTGATGGAGGTTGGCCCGTATCGATTGAAGGACAACCTTACGTTGGAGTATAACGAAGGTTCCTGGGATGAGTTCGCCAACCTACTTTTCGTGGATCAGCCGGTTGGAACCGGCTTCAGCTACGTTAACACTGATAGCTATCTCCATGAATTGGACGAGATGTCCGCGCACTTCATTATATTCTTGGACAAGTTCTTTGAGCTTTTCCCGGAATATGAAGGTGATGAC ATCTACCTTGCGGGCGAGTCCTATGCCGGTCAGCATATACCTTATATTGCCAAAGCTATTTTAGATCGAAACAAGAACGCAGTGAGCCCTTGGAACCTTCGCGGTCTTTTAATAGGCAACGGTTGGATCTCCCCTGCGGATCAGTATCCCTCCTACTTGACTTTCGCATACGAAGAAGGCCTTATTAAAGAAGACAGTCGAACCGCGAAGAGTCTGGAAGTGTTACAGTCGGTCTGTCAATCGAAGTTGGAGACAGGTGGAAAGGATCGAATACATATTGGTGACTGTGAAACAGTGTTGCAGGAGCTTCTGTCAAAGACTCTAGACTCCGACAACAAATGCTACAACATGTACGATATCCGTCTTCGCGATACGGTTCCGTCTTGTGGCATGAACTGGCCTCAGGATCTAAAGGATGTGAAGCCGTATTTACGAAGAGCGGACGTTGTCAAAGCTCTGAATATAAATCCTGAAAAGAAGTCAGGGTGGGAAGAATGCTCAGGGGCTGTTAGcagttcttttcttccgcAAAAGTCAGTACCAGCTGTTCAGTTACTTCCCAGTTTACTCGAATCCGGGATTTCAGTTCTTTTATTTAGCGGTGATAAAGACCTCATTTGCAACCATGTCGGAACCGAGCAGCTTATAAATAATATGAAATGGGGCGGTGGAGTTGGCTTCGAGACATCACCGGGCGTCTGGGCTCCTCGGCATGATTGGACTTTTGAAGGCGAACCAGCGGGTATCTATCAACACGCGAGGAATTTGACTTATGTTCTTCTTTACAATTCTAGCCACATGGCGCCTTATGATCTCCCTCGCCAGACTCGAGACATGCTTGATCGCTTCATGAAGGTCGATATAGCAAGTATAGGCGGTAGCCCTGCAGACTCGCGCATCGATGGTGAAAAACTGCCTCAAACATCCGTGGGTGGTCATCCGAACAGCACCGCAGCTGAAgagcaggagaaggagagaatgaaaCAGGCTGAATGGAAGGCCTATGCCAAGTCTGGAGAGGCAGTCCTCGTGGTTGTCATAATTGGCGTTTCCGTTTGGGGCTTCTTTATTTGGCGCAGCCGACAACGACATCGCAGGTATCAAGGCCTGTACCACGAGGACGTGAGTGGGGCATCTGTTCTAGAGCGCTTTCATAACAAACGCTCAGGACAGGACGTAGAGGCGGGAGATTTTGATGAGTCCGAGCTCGATGACCTCCATTCACCGGACATGGCGCGAGAACATTACACAGTGGGAGAGGAcagcgatgaagatgacgtgAACCGACAGCATCAGCGAACAACCATAAATCCAAGCTGA
- a CDS encoding SAM-dependent methyltransferase (predicted protein), which produces MTDQNPSTKQVTIVVEHLDPELGAWSALEYGCIARESHKAGSKFLLSSVPTTLQMPEDLAATEGLKVEHRSIEEIFADRKSKICLLDPAAQAELSPADGEIFEVFLFGGILDRTSELRKKGYVGRRLGPKQMTTDTAVRVTRMVVHEKGSITDSRSHLPMIMWKTNDSAVPLEKIQYVDYPEILINEHERTEMPFRYVRGDDGQPIMPQGMVDLIKEGADQGIGDLF; this is translated from the exons ATGACAGACCAGAACCCGTCCACAAAACAAGTCACCATTGTGGTTGAGCATTTGGACCCTGAATTGGGGGCTTGGTCGGCCTTGGAATATGGCTGCATCGCTCGCGAATCGCATAAGGCTGGCAGCAAATTTCTCCTTAGCTCGGTGCCCACTACCCTGCAGATGCCAGAGGATCTAGCTGCGACAGAAGGACTGAAAGTCGAGCACCGCAGCATTGAAGAGATTTTTGCCGATCGAAAGTCTAAGATCTGTCTGTTAGACCCCGCGGCTCAGGCTGAATTGAGCCCCGCCGATGGAGAAATTTTTGAAGTGTTCCTTTTCGGGGGTATCCTTG ATCGCACGTCGGAATTGAGAAAGAAGGGTTATGTCGGAAGGCGACTCGGTCCCAAACAGATGACGACGGATACAGCCGTGCGTGTCACTCGCATGGTTGTGCATGAGAAAGGTTCAATCACTGACTCGAGATCCCACCTACCCATGATTATGTGGAAAACTAACGATTCAGCAGTGCCTCTAGAAAAGATCCAATATGTCGATTACCCGGAGATTCTTATCAATGAGCATGAACGAACTGAGATGCCCTTCCGCTACGTGAGAGGGGATGATGGACAACCTATAATGCCTCAG GGGATGGTTGACCTTATCAAAGAGGGCGCCGATCAGGGCATTGGTGATCTTTTCTGA
- a CDS encoding endosulfine family protein (regulator of ATP-sensitive K+ channels Alpha-endosulfine/ARPP-19 and related cAMP-regulated phosphoproteins), which produces MNPHQQNKVDTASLSPEEQRLLRLYGKMPTKKDLLQNKLKERKYFDSGDYALSKAGKASDVGVTNIGSQHPVPENIPHLTATSPGANNPAAASNGGSTNSQGQQIPGSISGHPGSIGFQSRSPVKEGSYLQRGTSADESEGNTAALKDAKEPSVSPPPARSGVPIRR; this is translated from the exons ATGAATCCACACCAACAGAACAAAGTCGATACTGCC TCCTTATCCCCTGAAGAGCAACGCCTATTGCGTCTCTACGGAAAGATGCCCACCAAGAAGGATCTGTTGCAGAACAAACTGAAG GAGCGGAAGTACTTCGATTCAGGTGACTACGCCCTGAGCAAGGCCGGCAAAGCCTCTGATGTGGGTGTCACCAATATTGGTTCTCAGCACCCCGTCCCCGAAAACATCCCTCATTTGACGGCTACCTCTCCTGGGGCGAATAACCCAGCAGCTGCCAGCAATGGTGGCAGTACCAACTCTCAAGGACAGCAGATTCCTGGCAGCATCAGTGGGCACCCGGGCTCTATTGGTTTTCAAAGCCGCAGTCCCGTGAAAGAAGGCAGCTATCTACAACGCGGAACTAGCGCAGATGAGTCTGAGGGTAACACCGCTGCACTTAAAGATGCAAAGGAACCCAGCGTGAGTCCGCCCCCTGCTCGCAGCGGCGTTCCAATCCGGCGATAA
- a CDS encoding ICE2 family protein (predicted protein) — MWLFRVLSSAFFLSVTVSSIPLAFDVGGKTCGLAFSLSLATFYFLFSLLKLTTPERSWLRASLITIIRSTQWIIIPVLLIWSLNRFSIDADNTTGWAERTFTGKRAQNTSVQAWLFGPGGLVESVTIGNWDNLLRWSTPVFQLVEGFCSLLVIQAAGQITRWLVNRGGRSDSWMIGLLVFSGSAISSAVYFLWRVLQFPGISNVDAALIGVSITCAVILCAWGIGSGRGNPVESSLLFAYIVLCIYQIFTDYQPSYPVEQAPSPAQAGDFPPLPPIFMASYTTLLHALSLLPSIIHAAFNVISAVFGAVTPSVLISLAYRICVLYASTRIIPAVRESGARALSQEASLDDSDAAGQFLGLLSYFSPSILIAVYTSLLMQHFASTSQAMGGNGEWWSSQRGGGGNLWRWVNLACTMALYAVELWLGENDDLDSGLASHWKTD, encoded by the exons ATGTGGCTCTTCCGGGTTCTCTCGTCCGCCTTTTTCCTGTCCGTGACCGTTTCTTCCATCCCTCTGGCCTTCGATGTAGGTGGAAAGACATGCGGTCTGGCCTTTTCTCTATCTCTAGCCACCTTCTATTTCCTGTTTTCCCTCCTTAAACTCACCACCCCCGAACGCTCATGGCTACGTGCCTCTCTGATCACCATTATTCGATCAACTCAATGGATCATAATTCCGGTCTTGTTGATTTGGTCGCTGAACCGCTTTTCGATCGATGCAGATAACACAACAGGATGGGCGGAACGAACCTTTACCGGCAAGCGAGCGCAGAACACGTCTGTTCAAGCATGGCTCTTTGGGCCAGGTGGGTTGGTGGAGTCGGTAACTATAGGAAACTGGGATAACCTCTTGCGATGGTCGACGCCGGTCTTCCAGCTTGTAGAAGGGTTCTGCAGTTTGTTAGTGATACAAGCTGCAGGGCAGATCACTCGCTGGCTTGTCAACCGAGGTGGTCGCAGTGATAGCTGGATG ATCGGCCTTCTGGTGTTCTCCGGGTCCGCCATCTCGAGCGCAGTATACTTTCTTTGGCGTGTTTTGCAGTTCCCTGGGATTTCCAATGTAGATGCTGCCTTAATTGGGGTGTCGATCACATGTGCGGTGATCTTGTGCGCGTGGGGGATTGGCAGTGGCCGTGGGAATCCAGTGGAAAGCTCTCTCCTGTTCGCGTATATCGTACTGTGCATCTATCAGATATTCACAGATTACCAACCTTCTTATCCTGTTGAACAGGCTCCCTCGCCCGCGCAAGCTGGGGACTTTCCCCCACTGCCGCCGATCTTCATGGCCTCCTACACCACTTTGCTGCACGCTCTGTCTCTTTTGCCCTCCATTATACATGCAGCCTTCAATGTGATCTCTGCGGTCTTTGGGGCCGTAACCCCCTCTGTCCTGATCTCACTCGCATACCGTATCTGTGTGCTATATGCATCCACTCGGATCATCCCTGCCGTCCGTGAATCAGGTGCACGCGCTCTCTCGCAAGAAGCATCGTTGGATGACTCCGATGCCGCTGGCCAGTTCCTGGGTCTCCTCAGCTACTTTTCTCCATCAATCTTGATTGCGGTTTATACCAGTCTCTTGATGCAACACTTCGCCTCTACTTCTCAGGCGATGGGCGGTAATGGAGAGTGGTGGAGCAGCCAAaggggcggcggcggcaaTCTTTGGCGATGGGTCAACTTAGCCTGCACTATGGCTTTGTACGCTGTGGAACTATGGCTTGGCGAAAACGATGATTTGGATTCGGGATTAGCTAGCCATTGGAAGACCGACTGA